From the Diprion similis isolate iyDipSimi1 chromosome 1, iyDipSimi1.1, whole genome shotgun sequence genome, the window TGGATCATTCAATACTGCGATTCTCACCTCTGTACAAACTGGCTCAATACTCGTCGTTTTGTTCGTTACgtcggttaaatttttttcgagatGCTTAGTTGCGTCAAGCATGTAGCACATGGTGGGTTTCGCTTCGGATGCTGAGGTGGGATGCAGCTTCTCGTAGGTTTCGATCATCGCGAACAGCTGAGGCATCCACAGTCTGAGCGagtttgagctgaaaaaacaccCCGGAGCAAGTAGTTTTTCAGTGTTTTGTGGCTGGACTAAGTTCGTTGGTTTCGCAGCACTCACCCTAAAGTGGCTCCGAATTGAATGGATGTGATCAGGATCAGCCGAGAGAGGTTCGACAGCTCGAAGAGGGGCTTCATTTGACGCAAACCGCAGCGCAACATGTGGACCAAGCTTTTCCCGGAAGCTTCTATCGACGTCTCTTGAACGAGACTTTTGACCTGTTGAAATGACGGCGTGGGGAGTGTGggatttgacaaattttgtcACGATAACGTGAACCTTAGTAAATTGTGGCTTATAATTGGCGAAAAATATACTCACGGCATACGTGTCAGGGTGGTTTCCGGTGTTGACCGAGTAGATCTTCTTGAACACTTCAAGGGCTTCGAGGTGTCGTCCCTTCGACATGAGAAATCGAGGACTCTCCGGAAAGAAGGAGAGTGCCAGGCAAGCGATGAACTCAGGCACAGCACAGACCGCGAGGAAGAGTCTCCAGGAGTTGAAAACCATCGAACCACCGAAGAAGGTCCATTCCCAATCGAGCGGAATGATCAGCCACGCGATGCCTGAAAAGTACTTGATAGAACATCGTTTCGTCTCGTTTTAAGACGAGTAGTGTTAAGATAGTTAGAAGTACTGCTCACATGGCACTGAGATATTTCCTAGCGAGAAAAATACTCCGAGCCACATGTAACTCCGTGATCTATGCTTTTCGCCGTGAACTTCGGCCAGATAAGACATCAAGGCGGCGTAAGGGCCGGAAATTCTGCAAGTGGAATATCGTTTGGTAAGAGTACCGATCACGTATTGAAATAGTAACGATAGAGTACTCACATGAcgccgttgaaaaatttgaagactaGCAGTATCCATGAAACCTGGGAAAAACTGCTTGCTAGATTGAAAATGGCGTCGAAGAGGTAGCCATAAACGAGTATTGTCTTGCGCCCGAACATGTCAGCCATAAATCCCCAAGCGAACGCGCTGCAGATCATCCCTGTGGGAAAATGCAGTGAAAGTGTTTTTAAGTGGAATAAATGGAATTTGGCGGATGTCGGATAAGTCGAGAAACTTGAATTACCTGCAAATGCCATAGAATTAAGAAGACCCTTATCAAGCAAGGTGAGTCCAAGGTCGCACTCGGCCGACGGTAAGACGTAGGACATGGCTGAGGATGCGAAAACACTTGAACATCCTGCTGGTATGATGGCCAACAGCAGAAGATAATTGAACTTTCCATAACCTGTTGGGATTTGATgttatattttaaattacaaCGTGAGTTGAGCGATTTTTCATAATCGAAGGGTGAAAATGTGTTtgggaaaaattctttcccaaagaaattttacttttcatttctttttcttttgtagaAAGACATAATTTATCCTTAATCTCATATAACGAAC encodes:
- the LOC124409842 gene encoding synaptic vesicle glycoprotein 2C-like isoform X1; protein product: MYKSLKPCGLLSDNNKDNNLFTISLPKERTETVNVTDGDNPRIEEGPIDFERAIELTGYGKFNYLLLLAIIPAGCSSVFASSAMSYVLPSAECDLGLTLLDKGLLNSMAFAGMICSAFAWGFMADMFGRKTILVYGYLFDAIFNLASSFSQVSWILLVFKFFNGVIISGPYAALMSYLAEVHGEKHRSRSYMWLGVFFSLGNISVPCIAWLIIPLDWEWTFFGGSMVFNSWRLFLAVCAVPEFIACLALSFFPESPRFLMSKGRHLEALEVFKKIYSVNTGNHPDTYAVKSLVQETSIEASGKSLVHMLRCGLRQMKPLFELSNLSRLILITSIQFGATLGSNSLRLWMPQLFAMIETYEKLHPTSASEAKPTMCYMLDATKHLEKNLTDVTNKTTSIEPVCTEMVLDSTVYMNSVIIALTGVIGYTMAGSLINAVGKKKLMIMCFVGAGGCCGALYWAQETGVILSLSSVFVALASIGGATVVNVIVDNFPTFLRTMAVSVTMMFGRIGAVVGNMLFPILLNIGCLGPFIMIGTACLACAVWTIILPSGKIPAVSKEADLKQ
- the LOC124409842 gene encoding synaptic vesicle glycoprotein 2C-like isoform X2 yields the protein MNSPAFSTASDNPRIEEGPIDFERAIELTGYGKFNYLLLLAIIPAGCSSVFASSAMSYVLPSAECDLGLTLLDKGLLNSMAFAGMICSAFAWGFMADMFGRKTILVYGYLFDAIFNLASSFSQVSWILLVFKFFNGVIISGPYAALMSYLAEVHGEKHRSRSYMWLGVFFSLGNISVPCIAWLIIPLDWEWTFFGGSMVFNSWRLFLAVCAVPEFIACLALSFFPESPRFLMSKGRHLEALEVFKKIYSVNTGNHPDTYAVKSLVQETSIEASGKSLVHMLRCGLRQMKPLFELSNLSRLILITSIQFGATLGSNSLRLWMPQLFAMIETYEKLHPTSASEAKPTMCYMLDATKHLEKNLTDVTNKTTSIEPVCTEMVLDSTVYMNSVIIALTGVIGYTMAGSLINAVGKKKLMIMCFVGAGGCCGALYWAQETGVILSLSSVFVALASIGGATVVNVIVDNFPTFLRTMAVSVTMMFGRIGAVVGNMLFPILLNIGCLGPFIMIGTACLACAVWTIILPSGKIPAVSKEADLKQ